Below is a window of Moorella thermoacetica DNA.
AGAGAGGTGAAAAAACTCTCCCAGAAGGTCCAGGGAAATGCCGGCCAGCACCAAGGGCAGGCCGATAAAAAGCAGTATCGCGGCCGTTCTCGTTCTAGCTCTCAGTTGAGAGGTAAGGATAAAATATACCAGCCAGGTGAGTACTAGGAGGTAAATAAAAAACTTACTCCCTTTGCAGGCCACTCGCAGCCAGTCGATGAGATAGACCCTTTCGACGCTCATTCCCTTTCCCCAGCAGAAAATTTTATCGCTATACAGTCGCTTTAAAGACGGTTAAGGCTTTTTAAACTCCCCCATTGCCGTTTCAGTACATATTTTTCCATGCAACCCACGCTTCGGGCATTTGGTGGAGGGTTAAGCCTTGCAGTTAAATGCGTATAATTTTGTGATTCTATGATGGCCTGACCCAATACAGCTTTTAAGTATCTATCTCCATAACTCTCTTTAATTGTAACACTGCGCCGTTGACCGGGGGCTGAGAGCCTGGACTGCGAAATAAGTCCTGGGGTGCTAAGTGTCAGAGGTCTGCTGCTGTGCTGGCGCACCCGGCTCTTTTTTCTCCCAGCTCTCTTTAAGGGCAACTTCGGCGTAGGCGAAAAGCTCTTCCCCGTCCTTCCCGTTGTCGGGATATACCGCAATCCCGTAGCTCCACGTACCGGGCAGGAAGCTTTCCAGTTTCGTTGTCACCACCTGCGCGCCTTCTTTCCCCGTATGAGGGAGAATCAACGCCAGCGTGCTCTTACTGAGCTCTATGACGGTGTCTATCTCGCGCAGGCGCCGTCGCGCCTGCCTGGCGCATTCACCAATCTTTCCCTTGCCCAACCTTTCATACCGGGCCAGAACAAGGGCTACCTTTAGCCCGCCCCTGTTCGCCCGGTTGATCTCATTCCTGAGTACTTTGTGCAGCAGCTCCGCGGGGGCAACCTCTCCTCTGGCGCCAGGACCTATCAGTTTCTCTACGCGGCGCACCAGCTCCTCTACCGAGTAGGGCTTGCAGAGGTATTCCACCGCCCCCAGATCTATCGCCTTCTTGACCACGGCGGCGTTGCTCTCGACCGTTACCACCATGACCGGGACGTAGCGATACTCCGGCAGGCGTTTAAGTTTCTCTAGCACTCCCAGGCCGTCCATTCCCGGGAGGTGGATGTCGAGGATCACCAAGTCGTACGGTTCTCCTTTTCCCCTGGCCTTAACCAGCGCCTCCTGGCCGCTGGCGGCTTCGTCCACCAGGTAGCCCTTCTCCTCCAGTGTTCTCCTGGAGGAAAACCTGGTGAGGGTCGAGTCTTCCACCAGCAGGACGCTCTTTTCCGGCAAGGCTAGCAAGGTTTTCACCTCTCCCTTTGAGACTGTTTTCGGTTCCGGAATCTATTCCGAATTTATCAAAGAGTTTTCTCCCTTTGTTTAACCAAGGACAAAGGCCGGACCGAAATATTTGCCCCGGCTTCCGACTCTAAAAGCTATCATACTTGCTATGCTTCCGTTCCCACTATTCTAATCAAAGTTAGAAATTCGACACAAACTGCCAGTTTCCTCCAAGGTTATCCTATCTTCACAAAAAAGTTCTTACCATCTACGTTTAACTGCCAGGAGAAGTATGCTTTTCCTTACCCGGTATTCCAGGTAATAGGCCACGGACTAATCCTCTATTTTGCCGGGAACTGTCAAGAGGACAGTAACCGGGCTTTTGTGGCCGTTATTACTACAGGTTAAAAAAGTTCCTTCCGGCCCTGGAAAGGGTTGAAGGCGGCTTTCCGAAAAGTATCCCCTTGTTCCAAAAATATGCTATAATAAAATTCAGAAGAAGGTGATCCCTTGCCGGAAAACGCAGGGCAGCTCCGGCCTCCCCACCACCCCCACGACAAGGGTTACAGGCAGCTTCTTTCCGACAAGAGAGTTTTCCTGGAATTGCTGAAAACCTTCGTCCGGGAAACCTGGGTAGAGGCTATCGACGAAAAAGATCTCATCCTGGTGAACAAATCCTACGTCCTCCAGGATTTCAGCGAGAAAGAAGCCGATATCGTTTACCGGCTTAAGACGAAAGATAGAAACGTCATCTTTTACGTCCTGCTGGAACTGCAGTCAACGGTAGACTACCTGATACCCTTCCGGCTGCTGCTCTATATGGTCGAGATCTGGCGGGAAATCTACACCAACACCCCGCAGCACGAGCGGGAGAGCAAGCATTTCCGCCTGCCGCCCATCATCCCGGCGGTGCTCTACAACGGGGCCGGATCCTGGACGGCGGCGCTCTCCTTCAAAGAAATGCTGGACAGTTACCAGGATTTCAGCGGGCATCTCCTGGACTTTCATTACCTGCTGTTTGATGTCAACCGTTACAGCGAAGAAGAGCTGATCAGAGCGGCAAACCTGATCGCCGGTGTCTTTCTCCTGGACCAAAAGATGCGGCCGGAAGAGCTGGTTGGACGGCTGCAGAAACTGGCGGGGGTCTTAAGGCGGCTCACGCCTGACGAGTTCCGCCATATCACCAGCTGGCTGAAGAACGTCGTCAAGCCCAGAATGCCTGAAGGTTTTAAGGAAAAGGTTGACCGCATCCTGGACGCAAGCAATCCCTGGGAGGTGGAACGGATGATTTACAATCTGGAATTAACCCTGGAAGAGATGCAACAGCAGGCTTTGTTAAAAGGCTTAAAAGAAGGCGAACAGAAGGGGAAATTGGAAGGGAAATTGGAGGGCAAACGAGAAGTAGCCCGGAACCTGCTACTGCTCAACGTCGATATAGAGACCATTGTTAAAGCTACGGGGCTTACTCCGGACGAGATCGCCGTGTTAAAGAAACAGCTGGAACAGTGATTTTTTGCTGGCCGTAAATTCAGGAAAAGGCCCGCCTTATCCACCGGGGCGGGCCTTGTTATTATAACTTGCCGGAGCCGTGCCGCCCCTTGCCGGCAATTTTGCCCTCGTTTTCCCAGGAGTATTCCAGGAAATATCAACCCTGTATAACCCTTTTTAAAGCCGCTTGCTGGCTTTTTGAAGGGTCATCTATGCCCGGGGAAATATTTTTATACCTTCGGCAAAAATCGGCACTTGCACCAAACGACAGAGGCTGCCTTAAGAAAATATGCGTTTAACCCATTTTTCTTTAAATTTTTATTCCACCGCTGTTAAAGGTAAGAATGTGAAATATTTATCAAGTATTATAGGACAAGGCATTTTGCCGCCGTCGCCCTGCAGTGGAAAGAAGTTCCTGCCGGACCTTCCGCGTTGTCTTGAGCGTTTTTCCCCGTCTTAGCCCAACGTTATCAGAGGCATCTCCGGCGCATGAAGGGGGCATGCATCAAGGCAAGGCACATTGCCTTGAGGGGTTGCCTTTAAGGTAACCATGTCAAAATTTAGCTCCAAAAGCAGGAAAATGGAAGGAATTTGTAGAATGAAGTAGCTTCAGGAAATGGAGGGGCCATGTCTACAAGTTTATAGGAATTACAGGTACCTCACCAGAAGAATAAAATAATCCTACTTCGGCTATCTGATGGAGTTATCGTGAGGGAGTAGTTCTGCAGTGACCACAAATTCAGTGGTGCTTTACACTCATTTAACTCAAAATCCTTCTCCAGCACCGGTAAAAGGTAAAACTTTTGGTGTTCGCCCTGCTCCATCAACCCGGAGGTACATATCGGTCGCTCAAAAGTTCTGGATAAGTCAAACTGGTGCTCTTGTATGGGTTAGCCTATCTGTAATTTTGTCCCTGCCCTGGTTACGTGATTTGAGCGAAGTAATAGGTTTTGTGTCTGCGATTCTGGTAATCACTTTTATCGCTTACGTCCCAGGTTACCTGGTTGCTTTTCTGGCCGTCAGTTTACTGGTTGACCGTCAGCCTCCTTTCAAAGTGTCCGACCCTGATTTACCAATAACGATATTAATCGCTGCTCGTAACGAAGCATCGAACATTGGGATGACCCTCCAATATATTGCTAATCAGAATTACAGGGGGCCAATTTCAGTAGTTTTGGTCGACAACGGTTCTACAGACGGGACAGCCGATGTTGCGCTGGCAAAAGCACGGGAACTCAAGTTAAACCTTTTGTGCCTCCGGGAAGAAAGCCCGGGCAAGAATTTTGCATTGAATGCCGGGCTAGCCAAAATAGTAACGCCGTATTTTATAACTCTGGACGCGGACACCCTGCTTCACCGTTTCGCGGTTAAACACATAGTAGCCAGGTTGCTGAGTTCGCCCCTGGATGTAGGGGCAGTGGCCGGCCACGTTCTCGTTCGCAATAGCAGGGACAACTTTTTAACAAGGATCCAGGAATGGGATTATTTTTTGGGTATTGCTTCCATTAAGCGGACGCAGGGGCTATACCAGGGAACGCTGGTTGCCCAAGGAGCCTTCAGTCTCTACAAAACCGAGGCTGTGCGCCAAGTCAGTGGGTGGCCGGACACTATTGGAGAAGATATTGTGCTCACTTGGAAGTTACAGCAAGCCGGTTACAGAGTTTATTTCGAGC
It encodes the following:
- a CDS encoding GGDEF domain-containing response regulator, coding for MKTLLALPEKSVLLVEDSTLTRFSSRRTLEEKGYLVDEAASGQEALVKARGKGEPYDLVILDIHLPGMDGLGVLEKLKRLPEYRYVPVMVVTVESNAAVVKKAIDLGAVEYLCKPYSVEELVRRVEKLIGPGARGEVAPAELLHKVLRNEINRANRGGLKVALVLARYERLGKGKIGECARQARRRLREIDTVIELSKSTLALILPHTGKEGAQVVTTKLESFLPGTWSYGIAVYPDNGKDGEELFAYAEVALKESWEKKEPGAPAQQQTSDT
- a CDS encoding Rpn family recombination-promoting nuclease/putative transposase produces the protein MPENAGQLRPPHHPHDKGYRQLLSDKRVFLELLKTFVRETWVEAIDEKDLILVNKSYVLQDFSEKEADIVYRLKTKDRNVIFYVLLELQSTVDYLIPFRLLLYMVEIWREIYTNTPQHERESKHFRLPPIIPAVLYNGAGSWTAALSFKEMLDSYQDFSGHLLDFHYLLFDVNRYSEEELIRAANLIAGVFLLDQKMRPEELVGRLQKLAGVLRRLTPDEFRHITSWLKNVVKPRMPEGFKEKVDRILDASNPWEVERMIYNLELTLEEMQQQALLKGLKEGEQKGKLEGKLEGKREVARNLLLLNVDIETIVKATGLTPDEIAVLKKQLEQ
- a CDS encoding glycosyltransferase family 2 protein — its product is MTTNSVVLYTHLTQNPSPAPVKGKTFGVRPAPSTRRYISVAQKFWISQTGALVWVSLSVILSLPWLRDLSEVIGFVSAILVITFIAYVPGYLVAFLAVSLLVDRQPPFKVSDPDLPITILIAARNEASNIGMTLQYIANQNYRGPISVVLVDNGSTDGTADVALAKARELKLNLLCLREESPGKNFALNAGLAKIVTPYFITLDADTLLHRFAVKHIVARLLSSPLDVGAVAGHVLVRNSRDNFLTRIQEWDYFLGIASIKRTQGLYQGTLVAQGAFSLYKTEAVRQVSGWPDTIGEDIVLTWKLQQAGYRVYFEPTAVAFTAVPKVVRHFVRQRSRWARGMVEGMKNVPPWYQPSYLKKFLTGIDLVIPVIDLFYTLVWIPGLILACFGKYYIVGPYTLFVLPLNIGVSLIMYTYQLRVFGQLDLRVRKNRLGFFAYVLIYQLISSPVSLWGYVQELFQTRRVWR